Proteins from a genomic interval of Paenibacillus thermoaerophilus:
- the yqfC gene encoding sporulation protein YqfC: MPRWVQKLNKLAADWLDLPPDVTLELPRITMIGNRQMYIENHRGVEFFSAELLRLALANGALEIRGRKLVIRAIMPEEVLVEGIVDELKLVGMPTG, from the coding sequence ATGCCACGATGGGTTCAAAAGCTCAATAAGCTCGCCGCGGACTGGTTGGACCTGCCTCCCGACGTGACGCTCGAACTGCCCAGAATCACGATGATCGGCAACCGGCAGATGTACATCGAGAATCACCGGGGCGTCGAGTTTTTTTCGGCCGAGCTCCTGCGGCTCGCGCTGGCGAACGGCGCGCTGGAGATTCGGGGGCGCAAGCTTGTGATCCGGGCGATTATGCCGGAGGAAGTGCTGGTCGAAGGCATCGTGGACGAATTGAAGCTGGTGGGGATGCCGACGGGATAA
- the yqfD gene encoding sporulation protein YqfD — MRAGKRGSWMGHVVLDITGKSPEAMLNAMANGGLSFWEASRPSPDLLRVHVALRDALRLKPLLRRTGCRMRIKERKGWAFRFKRWRRRSFFIAGAVLFLIGLQVLSQIVWKVDVTGQDKVSEERVLEAARSQGLYPRQWKFRLPDPEVLSDRIQRALPEASWVGVTFTGTRATVQIVEAKTAEKPPLASPRHLVARRDAEIVSIYAETGRPVVKPHAFVRKGDVLISGLIGQEPNRAAVVARGTVRGKVWDVAEIEMPLTRAVKTYTGEKQVRRYLVFGSKGLRLSGYGDPGFQTAETQTDDRGLSWRNYRLPIGWRTETVREVNVEEETLTTEQARIVAMEHARAQAVERVGGNAKLLGENILHEKTDNGKVYMKALFEIETDLTEELAIVP, encoded by the coding sequence ATGCGAGCGGGCAAACGCGGAAGCTGGATGGGACATGTCGTCCTTGACATAACGGGAAAAAGCCCGGAGGCGATGCTGAACGCCATGGCGAACGGAGGCCTGTCGTTCTGGGAGGCGAGCCGGCCTTCGCCGGATCTGCTGCGGGTTCACGTGGCCCTGCGGGACGCGCTGCGCCTGAAGCCGCTGCTGCGGCGGACGGGCTGCCGGATGCGGATAAAAGAGCGCAAGGGCTGGGCGTTCCGGTTCAAGCGCTGGCGCCGGAGATCGTTTTTTATCGCGGGCGCCGTCTTGTTCCTGATCGGCCTGCAGGTATTGTCGCAGATCGTGTGGAAGGTCGACGTGACCGGACAGGACAAGGTGTCGGAGGAACGCGTGCTCGAAGCGGCCCGCAGCCAGGGGCTGTACCCGAGGCAGTGGAAATTCCGGCTTCCCGATCCCGAAGTGCTGTCGGACCGGATTCAGCGGGCGCTTCCCGAGGCGTCGTGGGTCGGCGTCACGTTTACGGGCACCCGCGCAACCGTTCAAATCGTGGAAGCGAAAACGGCGGAGAAGCCGCCGCTGGCGAGTCCGCGCCATCTGGTCGCCCGCCGGGACGCGGAGATCGTCTCCATCTACGCCGAAACGGGCCGGCCTGTCGTCAAGCCTCACGCGTTCGTCCGCAAAGGGGACGTGCTCATCTCGGGCCTGATCGGCCAGGAGCCCAACCGGGCCGCCGTCGTGGCGCGGGGAACCGTGAGGGGCAAGGTGTGGGACGTGGCCGAGATCGAGATGCCGCTGACCCGCGCCGTCAAGACGTACACGGGCGAGAAGCAGGTGCGCCGTTATCTTGTCTTCGGGTCGAAGGGGCTTCGGCTGAGCGGATACGGCGACCCCGGGTTTCAGACGGCCGAGACGCAGACGGACGATCGCGGCCTCAGTTGGCGCAACTACCGTCTGCCGATCGGCTGGCGGACGGAGACGGTGCGCGAGGTGAACGTGGAAGAAGAGACGCTGACGACCGAGCAGGCCAGAATCGTCGCGATGGAGCACGCCAGAGCCCAGGCGGTGGAACGGGTCGGCGGAAATGCGAAGCTGCTCGGAGAAAACATTTTGCATGAGAAGACGGACAATGGTAAAGTTTATATGAAAGCTCTGTTCGAAATCGAAACGGATTTGACCGAAGAACTCGCAATCGTCCCTTAG
- a CDS encoding PhoH family protein — protein sequence MHVPTQQARIKLAHTAEGQALFGPQDKFLQLIEKETTAVIQSREDELAMTGAATEIAWLEPLFHTLLGLVRGGHTLSERDVRYAIELARKGEAELLLDLFRGEIAVTYRGKPIRPKTIGQKHYVATIKKKDIVFGIGPAGTGKTYLAVVIAVTALKKGEVKRIVLTRPAVEAGENLGFLPGDLQEKVNPYLRPLYDALNDVLGPEQVAKSLERGLIEIAPLAYMRGRTLEDSFIILDEAQNTTAEQMKMFLTRLGFGSKMVITGDVTQIDLPRGKLSGLVEAQRILADIPEIGIVSFAEEDVVRHSLVQKIIAAYTHDAERKLAAEARS from the coding sequence TTGCACGTACCAACGCAACAAGCACGTATCAAGCTTGCCCATACGGCAGAGGGTCAAGCGCTGTTCGGTCCGCAGGACAAATTCCTGCAGTTGATCGAGAAAGAGACGACGGCGGTTATCCAATCGCGGGAGGACGAGCTCGCGATGACGGGTGCCGCAACCGAAATTGCGTGGCTGGAGCCGCTGTTCCACACGCTGCTCGGCCTGGTGCGCGGCGGGCATACGCTGTCGGAGCGCGACGTGCGTTACGCCATCGAGCTCGCCCGCAAAGGAGAGGCGGAGCTGTTGCTCGATCTGTTCCGCGGCGAGATCGCCGTGACGTACCGCGGCAAGCCGATCCGGCCGAAAACGATCGGGCAGAAGCATTATGTCGCCACGATCAAGAAAAAAGACATCGTGTTCGGGATCGGGCCCGCGGGCACGGGCAAGACGTATCTGGCCGTCGTTATCGCCGTGACCGCGCTCAAGAAGGGCGAGGTCAAGCGGATCGTGCTGACGAGGCCCGCCGTCGAAGCGGGGGAAAATCTCGGGTTTTTGCCCGGCGACCTTCAGGAGAAAGTCAATCCGTACTTGCGGCCGCTGTACGACGCGCTGAACGACGTGCTCGGCCCGGAGCAGGTGGCCAAATCGCTGGAGCGCGGTTTGATCGAGATCGCTCCGCTTGCTTACATGCGCGGGAGGACGCTGGAAGATTCGTTTATCATTCTCGACGAAGCGCAGAACACGACGGCGGAACAGATGAAGATGTTCCTGACCCGGCTCGGCTTCGGCTCCAAGATGGTCATCACGGGGGACGTCACCCAGATCGACCTGCCGCGCGGCAAGCTGTCCGGTCTCGTGGAAGCGCAGCGGATTCTCGCGGACATCCCGGAGATCGGGATCGTCTCGTTCGCCGAGGAAGATGTCGTCCGTCATTCGCTTGTCCAAAAAATCATAGCGGCCTATACGCATGACGCCGAGCGCAAGCTGGCGGCCGAAGCCCGGAGTTGA
- a CDS encoding HD family phosphohydrolase, producing MQAKRPLNAPAQKKTGLSGWKSSPLVRFLLIAVIGLLTAAALADRVIPKSYQLEVNAVVEKTIVAPRAIENAIATKKAEKEAVDQVQPVHSVISQRNDLLVEQIFDTLEQINADEAINATDKASVYQVEFPKLYNEFIDRAVTSAAAGKYGAPVIEEMKKQLQDQKYKMPVQIYFKMPRFQKEELQEMRPVAVELVNRVMSEQISDAASARTRVAELVNQSQLTKSTQRELVQEIVRFAVTPNRFFDQTRTDDAKEEARNNVKPVMVQRGETLLEKGQIVTQEVFDWLKSERVLSEKRDFRPWIGLALWAGLVMLLVWTAVRRSQTALRNNNVQLLMLVCIYAINLLLIRITAMAQTEDYAQIAYLAPIGVGVMLIAILLESHIAFVAAILFAMIAGVVFNLDADRLFDMSYTFVAATVGLTAGYSVQRTGQRSLVLRAGIFVSIAAAAAAGSLLLLARGEGDGAAVSALRDFALPLLFAFAGGLITAVLVIGLLPFFESMFGILSPLKLVELSNPNHPLLRKLLTETPGTYHHSIMVANLSETAAEAIGANGLLCRVGSFYHDVGKTKRPSYFIENQTNIENPHDRIDPALSKSIIIAHARDGADMLKEYNIPKPIRDIAEQHHGTTLLKYFYHKALKLAEQDPERTVTEAEYRYPGPKAQSKEAAIVGIADCIEAAVRSLRNPTVEQIDGMVRKIIKDRLDDGQFNECDLTLKELDVIARTLNETLLGMFHSRIEYPPDEQHRKGEKVPS from the coding sequence ATGCAAGCAAAACGACCGTTAAACGCGCCCGCCCAAAAGAAAACCGGTTTGTCCGGATGGAAAAGCAGTCCGCTGGTCAGGTTCCTGCTTATCGCGGTGATTGGGCTGTTGACGGCCGCCGCCCTCGCGGATCGGGTCATTCCGAAGTCTTATCAGTTGGAGGTAAACGCGGTTGTCGAGAAGACGATCGTGGCGCCCCGTGCGATCGAGAACGCCATCGCGACCAAAAAGGCCGAGAAGGAAGCGGTCGACCAGGTGCAGCCGGTCCACTCCGTCATTTCGCAGCGCAACGATCTGCTCGTCGAGCAAATCTTCGATACGCTGGAGCAGATCAACGCCGACGAAGCGATTAACGCGACCGACAAAGCCAGCGTATACCAGGTGGAATTTCCGAAGCTCTACAACGAATTCATCGACCGGGCTGTGACATCGGCGGCTGCGGGCAAATACGGAGCGCCCGTCATCGAAGAGATGAAGAAGCAGCTTCAAGACCAGAAATACAAGATGCCGGTGCAAATTTATTTCAAAATGCCGAGGTTTCAGAAGGAAGAGCTGCAGGAAATGCGGCCCGTGGCGGTCGAGCTCGTCAACCGCGTCATGAGCGAGCAGATTTCCGACGCGGCCAGCGCGCGCACGCGCGTCGCCGAGCTGGTCAACCAGTCTCAACTGACCAAAAGCACGCAGCGCGAGCTGGTGCAGGAAATCGTCCGGTTCGCGGTTACGCCGAACCGGTTCTTCGACCAGACGCGGACGGACGACGCCAAGGAAGAGGCCCGCAACAACGTGAAGCCCGTTATGGTGCAGCGCGGCGAGACGCTGCTGGAGAAGGGGCAGATCGTCACCCAGGAAGTGTTCGACTGGCTGAAGTCGGAGCGGGTGCTCAGCGAGAAGCGCGACTTCCGTCCGTGGATCGGCCTGGCCCTGTGGGCGGGGCTCGTGATGCTGCTCGTGTGGACGGCGGTCCGCCGCAGCCAGACGGCCCTTCGGAACAACAACGTCCAATTGCTGATGCTCGTCTGCATCTACGCCATCAATCTGCTGCTGATCCGGATCACGGCCATGGCCCAGACGGAGGATTACGCGCAGATCGCTTACCTCGCTCCGATCGGCGTAGGGGTCATGCTGATCGCGATCCTGCTGGAATCCCATATCGCGTTCGTGGCGGCGATCTTGTTCGCGATGATAGCCGGAGTCGTGTTTAATCTCGACGCGGACCGGTTGTTCGATATGTCTTACACGTTTGTCGCGGCGACGGTGGGATTGACGGCCGGCTACTCGGTGCAGCGCACCGGACAGCGTTCGCTGGTGCTGCGCGCGGGCATCTTCGTCTCGATCGCGGCGGCGGCGGCGGCGGGCAGCCTGCTGCTGCTCGCGCGCGGCGAAGGGGACGGGGCGGCTGTCAGCGCGCTGCGGGACTTCGCCCTGCCGCTGCTGTTCGCGTTCGCAGGCGGTCTGATTACGGCGGTGCTGGTGATCGGCCTTCTGCCGTTCTTCGAGTCGATGTTCGGCATCCTGTCGCCCCTCAAGCTCGTGGAGCTGTCGAACCCGAACCATCCCTTGCTTCGCAAGCTGCTGACGGAGACGCCGGGCACGTACCATCACAGCATCATGGTCGCCAATCTGTCGGAGACGGCGGCGGAAGCGATCGGCGCGAACGGCCTGCTGTGCCGCGTCGGATCGTTCTACCACGACGTAGGCAAGACGAAGCGGCCCAGCTATTTTATCGAAAACCAGACAAATATCGAAAATCCGCATGACCGGATCGACCCGGCGCTGAGCAAATCGATCATTATCGCGCATGCCCGCGACGGCGCCGACATGCTGAAGGAATACAACATTCCGAAGCCGATCCGGGATATCGCGGAGCAGCATCACGGGACGACGCTGCTCAAATATTTTTACCATAAGGCGTTAAAGCTGGCCGAACAGGACCCGGAACGCACGGTGACCGAAGCGGAATACCGGTATCCGGGGCCGAAGGCGCAATCCAAGGAGGCGGCCATCGTCGGCATCGCGGATTGCATCGAAGCCGCGGTGCGCAGCCTGCGCAACCCGACCGTCGAGCAAATCGACGGCATGGTGCGCAAAATCATCAAGGACCGGCTGGACGACGGCCAGTTCAACGAATGCGATCTGACGCTCAAGGAGCTTGACGTGATCGCGCGTACGTTAAACGAAACGCTGCTCGGCATGTTCCATTCGCGGATCGAATATCCGCCGGACGAGCAGCATCGCAAAGGAGAGAAGGTTCCATCGTGA
- the ybeY gene encoding rRNA maturation RNase YbeY, giving the protein MTVTLEWSNEQDQVELKPEWTSRLDELLKIAARMEGVAGGEVTLTFVDDEEIRRLNREFRGIDKATDVLSFAMNESVEDEPEIVYGDEEDYEYDGAEEAEGGRAEFVEPLGDIVISVPRAIAQAEEYGHSVEREIGFLFVHGFLHLLGYDHGDEQSEREMFAKQEAVLVQAGLARN; this is encoded by the coding sequence GTGACGGTAACGCTGGAGTGGAGTAACGAACAAGATCAGGTGGAGCTGAAGCCGGAGTGGACGTCCCGGCTGGACGAGCTGCTGAAGATCGCGGCCCGGATGGAAGGAGTCGCCGGCGGAGAAGTGACCCTGACGTTTGTCGACGACGAGGAGATCCGCCGTCTGAATCGGGAGTTCAGAGGCATCGACAAGGCGACGGACGTCTTGTCGTTTGCGATGAACGAGAGCGTGGAGGACGAGCCCGAGATCGTATACGGCGACGAGGAAGACTACGAGTACGACGGCGCGGAGGAAGCCGAAGGCGGCCGGGCGGAATTCGTGGAGCCGCTTGGCGACATCGTCATCTCGGTGCCGAGGGCGATCGCCCAGGCCGAAGAGTACGGCCATTCCGTCGAGCGGGAGATCGGGTTCCTGTTCGTGCACGGGTTCTTGCATCTGCTCGGCTACGACCACGGCGACGAGCAATCGGAGCGGGAAATGTTCGCGAAGCAGGAAGCCGTGCTCGTTCAGGCGGGCCTGGCCCGGAATTAA
- a CDS encoding diacylglycerol kinase family protein encodes MSRVNNRKPSAGSLYKSFGYALRGLGRVIVSERNMKIHTAVAACVLALAAWLRLPAEDWPPLLICIGMVMGLEAMNSAVERAVDLASPGRHELAGWAKDAAAGAVLIAAVAAAGVGLLILGPPLWSRLFG; translated from the coding sequence ATGAGTCGGGTGAACAATCGGAAGCCATCCGCAGGCAGCCTGTACAAAAGCTTCGGATATGCGCTGCGGGGGTTGGGACGGGTGATCGTCTCCGAGCGCAATATGAAAATTCATACGGCTGTCGCCGCCTGCGTGCTTGCGCTGGCGGCGTGGCTCCGTCTGCCGGCGGAGGATTGGCCGCCGCTGCTGATCTGCATCGGCATGGTCATGGGCCTGGAGGCGATGAATTCGGCGGTGGAGCGCGCGGTCGATCTGGCCAGTCCGGGGCGGCACGAGCTCGCGGGCTGGGCGAAGGACGCGGCGGCCGGGGCCGTATTGATCGCCGCCGTTGCCGCCGCCGGCGTCGGGCTGCTGATTCTGGGGCCGCCGTTGTGGAGCCGGCTGTTCGGTTGA
- a CDS encoding cytidine deaminase: MMDERQIERLVRAAREAAARAYAPYSRFAVGAALLNADGSIQPGCNVENAAYGPTNCAERTALFAAIASGHAPKSFAAIAVIGDTDEPIAPCGTCRQVMFELCPPGMPVIMANRDGRTRLSTVAELLPGAFSLQG, translated from the coding sequence ATGATGGACGAGCGTCAAATCGAACGATTGGTGCGGGCCGCGCGCGAGGCCGCGGCCCGGGCGTACGCGCCGTATTCCCGATTTGCGGTCGGCGCGGCTCTGTTGAACGCAGACGGGTCGATTCAGCCCGGCTGCAACGTGGAGAACGCCGCTTACGGGCCGACGAACTGCGCGGAACGCACCGCGCTGTTCGCCGCGATCGCGTCCGGACATGCGCCGAAATCGTTTGCGGCGATCGCCGTGATCGGCGACACGGACGAACCGATTGCCCCGTGCGGCACTTGCCGGCAGGTGATGTTCGAGCTGTGCCCGCCCGGGATGCCGGTAATCATGGCGAACCGCGACGGGCGCACCCGTCTGTCCACGGTGGCGGAGCTGCTGCCGGGTGCTTTTTCTTTGCAGGGGTAG
- the era gene encoding GTPase Era, translated as MKDSKSTATPKFKSGFVAIIGRPNVGKSTLMNKVLGQKIAIMSDKPQTTRNKIHGVYTTDKMQIVFLDTPGIHKPKHKLGDYMVKTAESAFHEVDAILFLVDVSEGYGGGDRYIVEQLRQVKTPVILVLNKIDKISPEQLLPIIEHYAALFPFAELVPVSALQGNNVERLLEQIEKYLPEGPQYYPADQVTDHPEQFICAEMIREKILHLTREEVPHSIAVVIEDMNAGDNGVVNIRAVIFVERDSQKGILIGKRGGLLKEVGRQARLDMERLLGSKIFLDLWVKVKKDWRNSDLLLRQFGFRQE; from the coding sequence ATGAAAGATTCGAAATCGACGGCAACACCGAAATTCAAATCCGGCTTTGTGGCGATCATCGGGCGGCCGAACGTCGGCAAGTCCACGCTGATGAACAAGGTGCTGGGGCAGAAAATCGCCATCATGTCGGACAAACCCCAGACGACGCGGAACAAAATCCACGGCGTCTATACAACGGACAAGATGCAGATCGTCTTCCTCGACACGCCGGGCATCCACAAGCCGAAGCACAAGCTCGGGGATTATATGGTGAAGACGGCGGAGAGCGCGTTCCACGAGGTGGACGCGATTTTGTTCCTGGTCGACGTGTCCGAAGGGTACGGCGGCGGGGACCGCTATATTGTGGAGCAGCTTCGTCAGGTCAAGACGCCGGTTATTCTGGTGTTGAACAAGATTGACAAAATTTCGCCGGAGCAGCTTCTGCCGATCATCGAGCACTATGCGGCGCTGTTCCCGTTCGCCGAGCTGGTGCCGGTGTCGGCGCTGCAGGGCAACAACGTCGAGAGGCTGCTGGAGCAGATCGAGAAATATTTGCCCGAGGGTCCGCAATATTATCCGGCCGACCAGGTGACGGATCATCCGGAGCAGTTCATCTGCGCCGAGATGATCCGGGAGAAGATTCTGCATCTGACCCGCGAGGAAGTTCCTCATTCGATCGCGGTTGTCATCGAGGATATGAACGCCGGCGACAACGGCGTCGTCAACATCCGCGCCGTCATCTTCGTCGAGCGGGATTCGCAGAAGGGTATCCTGATCGGCAAAAGGGGGGGGCTGCTCAAGGAAGTGGGCCGGCAGGCCCGGCTCGACATGGAGCGTCTGCTCGGATCGAAAATCTTTCTCGATCTGTGGGTGAAGGTCAAGAAGGATTGGCGCAATTCCGATCTGCTGCTTCGCCAGTTCGGATTCCGCCAGGAGTGA
- a CDS encoding YqzL family protein, with protein MRDFSWKYFAMTGDLESYLLYKESRPAALTGAEAGDDGEWPEDDGDWYSDNTR; from the coding sequence ATGCGGGATTTTTCGTGGAAGTATTTTGCGATGACTGGCGATTTGGAGTCTTATTTGTTGTATAAAGAATCGCGACCGGCGGCATTGACGGGCGCGGAAGCCGGCGACGACGGCGAATGGCCGGAGGATGACGGCGATTGGTACAGCGATAATACGCGATGA
- the recO gene encoding DNA repair protein RecO — MLIRAEAIVMRSMDYGEGNKIITLFTREYGKLGAVARGARKPKSRLAAASQPFTCGEYVIFKAGGSLGTLNDAEIEYGHQRIREDLHRAAFASYWMEFADRTIADGERLPWFYEQLKAALAALEQGKPPGVLTRAIELQLLSAAGYQPKLDACVECGGEQRPWAFGAREGGLLCARCAAFKSPPAGSAASPEAPLAMTDGAVKLLRVLAQLDLRRLGGVTVKPETDLALQAALRRYVDVQTELRLKSRQFLDQLDKYGI; from the coding sequence ATGCTCATTCGGGCGGAAGCGATCGTCATGCGCAGCATGGATTACGGCGAAGGCAACAAAATCATTACGCTGTTCACGAGGGAATACGGCAAGCTGGGGGCGGTCGCGAGGGGCGCCCGCAAGCCGAAGAGCCGGCTGGCTGCGGCAAGCCAGCCGTTTACGTGCGGAGAATACGTCATTTTTAAGGCGGGAGGTTCGCTGGGGACGCTAAACGACGCGGAGATCGAATATGGGCATCAGCGGATTCGGGAAGATCTGCACCGGGCGGCGTTTGCTTCGTATTGGATGGAGTTCGCGGACCGGACGATCGCGGATGGGGAGCGGCTGCCCTGGTTTTACGAGCAGTTGAAGGCGGCGCTGGCGGCGCTGGAACAAGGCAAGCCGCCCGGCGTGCTGACCCGCGCGATCGAGCTGCAGTTATTGTCGGCGGCCGGCTACCAGCCCAAGCTGGACGCTTGCGTCGAGTGCGGGGGAGAGCAGCGCCCGTGGGCGTTCGGCGCCCGGGAAGGGGGGCTGCTGTGCGCCCGCTGCGCCGCCTTCAAATCGCCGCCGGCCGGCAGCGCGGCATCTCCGGAAGCGCCGCTGGCCATGACGGACGGCGCGGTCAAGCTGCTTCGCGTTTTGGCGCAGTTGGATCTGCGGCGCCTCGGCGGCGTTACGGTGAAGCCGGAGACGGACCTTGCGCTTCAAGCCGCTCTGCGGCGGTACGTGGACGTTCAGACGGAGCTGAGGCTGAAGTCGCGGCAGTTTCTCGATCAGTTGGACAAGTACGGGATCTGA
- the glyQ gene encoding glycine--tRNA ligase subunit alpha: MNFQNIILTLQQFWSEQNCILVQPYDVEKGAGTFNPMTFLRSIGPEPWNVAYVEPSRRPTDGRYGENPNRLYQHHQFQVIMKPSPDNIQELYLESLKRLGIDPLHHDIRFVEDNWESPTLGAWGLGWEVWCDGMEVTQFTYFQQVGGLDANPVSVEITYGLERLASYIQDKENVYELDWVDGVKYGDVFKQPEYEHSKYTFEVSDTAMLFQLFNMYEQEAKRALEHQLVFPAYDYVLKCSHTFNLLDARGAISVTERTGYIMRVRNMARQCAQVYYDERERLGFPLLKKGGDAQ; encoded by the coding sequence ATGAATTTCCAAAACATTATTTTGACGCTGCAGCAGTTCTGGTCCGAACAGAACTGCATTCTGGTGCAGCCGTACGATGTCGAGAAAGGGGCGGGCACGTTCAACCCGATGACGTTCCTGCGTTCGATCGGCCCGGAGCCGTGGAACGTGGCGTACGTCGAGCCGTCCCGCCGGCCGACCGACGGCCGTTACGGCGAGAACCCGAACCGGCTGTATCAGCATCATCAGTTCCAGGTGATCATGAAGCCGTCTCCGGACAATATCCAGGAGCTGTACCTCGAGAGCCTGAAGCGGCTCGGCATCGACCCGCTGCATCACGATATCCGTTTTGTCGAGGACAACTGGGAATCGCCGACGCTGGGCGCTTGGGGGCTCGGCTGGGAAGTCTGGTGCGACGGCATGGAGGTGACCCAGTTCACCTACTTCCAGCAGGTCGGAGGACTCGACGCCAATCCGGTATCCGTCGAGATTACGTACGGTCTGGAGCGCCTCGCGTCTTATATTCAGGATAAAGAGAACGTCTACGAGCTCGATTGGGTCGACGGCGTCAAATACGGCGACGTGTTCAAGCAGCCCGAATACGAGCATTCCAAATATACGTTTGAAGTATCCGATACGGCCATGCTGTTCCAATTATTTAATATGTACGAGCAGGAGGCGAAGCGCGCGCTGGAGCATCAGCTCGTCTTCCCGGCGTACGATTATGTGCTCAAGTGCTCGCACACGTTCAACCTGCTCGATGCGCGGGGAGCGATATCGGTCACGGAGCGGACGGGTTATATCATGCGCGTGCGCAATATGGCCCGCCAGTGCGCCCAGGTGTATTACGACGAGCGCGAACGGCTCGGCTTCCCGCTGCTGAAGAAAGGAGGCGACGCGCAATGA